Proteins found in one Kangiella sediminilitoris genomic segment:
- a CDS encoding L,D-transpeptidase family protein, whose translation MNKLITIIVLLVAATGFYLAFIYGRAYWHPLYLKVAGARTVSDVVAQFGDESRQRMTPYFKAAGVTYPPKSVSLLAVKDESLLELWDTSKSDPVFIRKYPIQALSGVAGPKLREGDRQVPEGIYQVEYLNPNSSYHLSMKLNYPNSFDLKHARAEGRDQPGTNIFIHGKAVSIGCLAMGDSVAEELFILASDIGQHNIEVAIAPSDPRTNSLKPIADLAWSKTLYKKLSDYFSDYKQ comes from the coding sequence ATGAATAAACTCATTACCATCATCGTATTACTGGTAGCAGCAACCGGTTTTTATCTAGCTTTTATATACGGACGAGCCTACTGGCATCCTTTGTACTTAAAAGTTGCCGGAGCGCGTACTGTTTCGGACGTTGTTGCTCAATTTGGTGACGAATCCCGCCAGCGCATGACACCTTATTTTAAAGCTGCTGGCGTAACCTACCCTCCAAAATCTGTTTCTTTATTGGCAGTCAAAGACGAATCATTACTCGAGCTTTGGGATACATCGAAATCCGACCCAGTTTTTATACGCAAATATCCAATTCAGGCATTGAGCGGAGTCGCTGGGCCTAAGTTGCGAGAAGGCGACCGACAGGTGCCAGAAGGTATTTATCAAGTTGAATACCTCAACCCAAACAGTTCATACCACCTGTCGATGAAACTTAATTACCCTAATAGTTTTGATTTAAAGCATGCTAGAGCCGAAGGCAGAGATCAGCCGGGAACCAATATATTCATTCATGGTAAAGCCGTATCGATTGGTTGTTTAGCTATGGGAGATTCGGTTGCTGAAGAGTTATTTATTCTGGCTAGCGATATCGGTCAACACAATATCGAAGTTGCCATCGCTCCAAGCGATCCAAGAACCAATTCGTTAAAGCCTATTGCCGACTTGGCATGGAGTAAAACACTATACAAGAAGTTAAGCGACTACTTTTCAGACTACAAACAATAG
- a CDS encoding DUF1285 domain-containing protein yields the protein MSKEQDTNTSFNNILSQINQSQEGNKLPPVDQWNPDFCGDMELVIKRDGSWHYQNSPIGRHRLVKLFSTVLKKEDDQYFLVTPVEKLGIRVEDAPFLVTRMKVEDTDKGPVIVFTDNCDNTIPLSSDNPLWVEQDSRTGEPSPYVMVRRNLHALIHRNVFYQLVEMAEERIIDDKKHLGVVSAGEFFSLGTI from the coding sequence TTGAGTAAGGAACAAGACACTAACACCAGTTTTAATAACATACTGAGTCAGATTAATCAGTCTCAGGAAGGTAACAAGCTACCTCCCGTTGATCAATGGAATCCCGACTTCTGTGGCGATATGGAGCTGGTAATTAAACGCGATGGCAGTTGGCACTACCAAAACTCTCCCATCGGGCGGCACCGTCTGGTAAAACTTTTTTCTACCGTTTTGAAAAAAGAAGACGACCAATATTTCCTGGTAACTCCTGTGGAAAAGCTCGGAATTCGAGTTGAGGATGCACCTTTCCTGGTTACCAGAATGAAAGTGGAAGATACTGACAAAGGCCCCGTTATCGTCTTTACCGATAATTGTGATAACACAATCCCACTAAGTTCCGATAACCCTCTTTGGGTAGAACAGGATAGTCGGACAGGAGAGCCTTCTCCTTATGTCATGGTCAGACGTAACCTCCATGCATTAATTCATCGTAATGTGTTCTATCAATTGGTCGAGATGGCAGAGGAACGGATTATTGATGACAAAAAACACTTGGGCGTTGTTTCCGCCGGTGAATTTTTTAGTTTGGGTACGATATAA
- a CDS encoding Dps family protein, translated as MNKAINIGIDQGAREEIGQGLSRLLADTYTLYLQTHNFHWNVKGPFFQQLHVLFEEHYVELAEAVDEIAERIRALGILSPGTYQEFSKLSSIEEVSGDISAEEMISRLVDSHETVVRTAREALEVAQEASDESSASLIGDRLVVHEKTAWMLRSHLQD; from the coding sequence ATGAACAAGGCAATCAATATTGGAATTGACCAAGGTGCTCGTGAAGAGATTGGTCAAGGTTTATCTCGCTTATTAGCTGATACTTACACACTGTACTTGCAAACTCACAATTTCCACTGGAATGTGAAAGGTCCATTCTTCCAGCAGCTACACGTATTGTTCGAAGAGCACTATGTTGAATTGGCTGAAGCGGTGGACGAAATTGCAGAGCGTATTCGTGCACTGGGTATTTTATCGCCAGGTACCTACCAGGAGTTCTCTAAGCTATCGAGCATTGAAGAAGTTTCTGGTGATATCAGCGCTGAAGAAATGATAAGCCGTTTAGTAGACAGTCATGAAACGGTAGTTAGAACAGCGCGTGAAGCATTAGAGGTTGCACAAGAAGCGAGTGATGAGTCATCTGCAAGCCTCATCGGTGATCGCTTAGTCGTACACGAAAAAACGGCTTGGATGTTGCGCTCACACTTGCAAGACTAA
- the tusA gene encoding sulfurtransferase TusA, whose translation MTDINFDSFDRKLDALGLRCPEPVMMVRLNVRKMQEGETLLVIADDPSTTRDIPKFCTFMDHQLLASSTDEMPYKYLIKKGLP comes from the coding sequence ATGACAGATATCAACTTTGACAGTTTCGATCGCAAACTCGATGCACTGGGTCTACGTTGCCCGGAGCCGGTAATGATGGTTCGCCTAAACGTGCGTAAAATGCAGGAAGGCGAAACCTTGCTTGTGATCGCTGACGACCCGTCAACCACGCGGGATATACCCAAGTTCTGTACTTTTATGGATCATCAGTTATTGGCAAGCAGTACCGACGAAATGCCATATAAATACTTAATCAAAAAAGGGTTACCCTAA
- a CDS encoding DNA-3-methyladenine glycosylase I → MTKRCGWVSDDPLYIEYHDKEWGRPEYDDQKLFEMLCLEGAQAGLSWITVLKKREHYRRVFDNFNPVKIAQYDQSKREELLADPGIIRNRLKVNAFIVNAQRYLEITQQQTFKDYLWQFVGGEPVNNRWQSLKEVPATTPESDAMSKQLKKDGFKFVGSTICYAFMQATGMVDDHVKDCFLG, encoded by the coding sequence ATGACTAAACGCTGTGGCTGGGTCAGCGATGACCCTTTATACATTGAGTATCACGACAAGGAGTGGGGACGGCCTGAATACGACGACCAGAAGCTGTTTGAAATGCTGTGTCTTGAAGGAGCCCAGGCCGGTTTGAGCTGGATAACCGTTTTGAAAAAGCGCGAACATTATCGCCGCGTATTTGATAACTTTAATCCCGTCAAAATTGCCCAATACGATCAATCTAAACGTGAAGAGCTTTTGGCCGATCCCGGCATCATTCGCAATAGGCTCAAAGTGAATGCCTTTATTGTTAATGCCCAGCGTTATCTTGAAATCACACAGCAACAAACCTTCAAAGATTATCTATGGCAATTTGTTGGTGGCGAGCCAGTGAATAATCGTTGGCAAAGTTTAAAAGAAGTACCGGCGACAACACCCGAATCCGATGCCATGTCCAAACAGCTGAAAAAAGACGGCTTTAAATTTGTCGGCAGCACCATCTGTTATGCCTTCATGCAAGCAACGGGTATGGTTGATGACCATGTGAAAGATTGTTTTTTGGGTTAA
- the gmhB gene encoding D-glycero-beta-D-manno-heptose 1,7-bisphosphate 7-phosphatase → MIDWSKKKIVVLDRDGVINHDSDNYIKSPEEWIPIAGSLPAVAALNKRFKVAIATNQSGIGRGYYDESVLDAMHEKMAKLLDEHDGHIDQVEFCPHHPDDGCDCRKPNPTMLKRIAEKFDASPEEVVFVGDSSSDYHCAQEFGCDFVLLLTGKGLKTLDKLAGENITVEKSLAKLVEAINSENKQ, encoded by the coding sequence ATGATCGATTGGTCAAAAAAGAAAATCGTGGTACTGGATCGTGATGGCGTCATCAATCACGATTCAGATAATTACATAAAGTCGCCTGAAGAGTGGATTCCCATTGCAGGAAGTTTACCGGCTGTCGCGGCTTTAAATAAACGATTTAAGGTAGCCATCGCTACAAACCAGTCGGGTATTGGTCGCGGCTACTATGACGAGTCTGTGCTGGATGCCATGCATGAAAAGATGGCGAAACTTCTGGACGAGCATGACGGTCATATTGATCAGGTTGAATTCTGCCCACACCACCCGGATGACGGCTGTGACTGTCGAAAACCCAATCCAACCATGTTGAAGCGAATTGCCGAAAAGTTTGACGCATCTCCAGAAGAAGTTGTCTTTGTCGGTGACTCAAGCTCTGACTACCACTGTGCACAGGAGTTCGGCTGCGACTTCGTTTTATTGTTGACCGGAAAAGGTCTTAAAACATTGGACAAACTGGCTGGCGAAAATATCACGGTGGAAAAAAGCCTGGCTAAACTAGTTGAAGCCATCAATTCAGAGAACAAACAATGA
- a CDS encoding type 1 glutamine amidotransferase domain-containing protein, giving the protein MKVLMVLTSHDKLGDTGEKTGFWLEEFASPYYAFKDAGADITLASPKGGQPPLDPNSDSEDAQTDATHRFKSDEDAQKDLASTTKLSEINIEDFDAVFYPGGHGPLWDLAEDKDSIAIIEQAYKMQKPIGAVCHAPAVFKQTKAPNGDPLVKGKRVTGFSNSEEAAVQLTEVVPFLVEDMLQEKGGLYYKGDDWQDFIQIDGDLITGQNPASSEEAAKAVIAQLQS; this is encoded by the coding sequence ATGAAGGTACTAATGGTTCTAACCTCTCACGATAAGTTAGGCGACACGGGCGAAAAAACAGGATTTTGGCTCGAGGAATTTGCCTCGCCTTACTACGCCTTTAAAGATGCTGGCGCAGACATAACTCTTGCTTCACCGAAAGGTGGACAACCTCCACTGGATCCAAATAGTGATTCGGAAGATGCCCAGACTGATGCTACACATCGTTTTAAGTCTGATGAGGACGCTCAGAAAGATCTGGCTTCTACGACAAAGTTATCAGAAATCAATATCGAAGATTTTGACGCGGTGTTCTATCCCGGCGGACATGGACCACTGTGGGATTTGGCTGAAGATAAAGATTCTATAGCCATCATTGAGCAGGCCTATAAAATGCAAAAGCCTATCGGTGCGGTTTGTCATGCCCCAGCGGTATTTAAGCAGACAAAAGCCCCTAACGGCGATCCTCTGGTAAAAGGTAAACGCGTCACTGGTTTCAGCAACAGCGAAGAAGCCGCCGTACAGCTTACCGAAGTAGTGCCATTTCTTGTCGAGGATATGCTACAGGAAAAAGGTGGCCTTTATTACAAAGGTGATGACTGGCAAGACTTTATTCAGATTGATGGCGACCTGATCACAGGACAAAACCCTGCATCTTCAGAAGAAGCTGCCAAAGCGGTTATCGCACAACTGCAGTCATAA
- the glyS gene encoding glycine--tRNA ligase subunit beta has protein sequence MHHSDLLFELGTEELPPVSLKTLRDALKKNVVDALKAKDFEFDEVEAFATPRRLALIVRDLSDAQPDKEVERLGPAVAAAFDDDGNAKPAAAGFAKSCGVEVDQLERIQTDKGERLGYTISQKGQTLSDLIEDILTGALKKLPIPKPMRWGDSSAQFIRPVHWTVLLYGSSVLDATILETKTGNISHGHRFMAEGPVSLHDADDYVTKLKAENVLVDYEDRQRIITEQVKAEAEKLGGFAQIDPDLLDEVTGLVEWPVALTGQFDTEFLKVPSECLISSMAEHQKYFHILDKSGNLLPNFITISNIESSNPRSVIEGNEKVIRPRLADAMFFYDKDQQTTLESQQERLKKVVFQKQLGTVQEKAERVAELAKTIAPTVGADPELAHRAGLLSKCDLTTQMVGEFDKLQGIMGTYYARHDGEDESVAIAMTEQYLPKFSGDKLAANPVGQCLAIADRVDTLVGIFGIGQAPKGAKDPFALRRAAIGLVRTLIEKKIPLDLKELIHKSIKIYGDVLPSKIEGKLKEQMENVLGKESPRIYSDVFTREDVIEFIFNFGIERLRSWYFDQGINNSMISSVLAIRPTQPLDFDLRLKAVQHFQTLPEAESLSAANKRVKNILAKADVEVPDSIDSSLLQESAEKSLAKTIASVESELASIDNYQERLTRMAALRHDVDAFFDHVMVNADDPAIKANRLALLKKLEDMFGSVADISQLQN, from the coding sequence ATGCACCATTCAGATCTACTATTTGAACTGGGCACGGAAGAGCTTCCTCCAGTTAGTTTAAAAACATTACGTGACGCATTAAAAAAGAATGTTGTCGACGCATTAAAAGCCAAAGACTTTGAGTTTGACGAAGTAGAGGCTTTTGCCACACCTCGTCGCCTGGCTCTAATCGTACGCGATCTGAGCGACGCACAACCCGATAAAGAAGTTGAGCGTCTGGGTCCTGCTGTTGCAGCCGCATTTGACGATGATGGTAATGCTAAACCAGCGGCAGCCGGTTTCGCTAAGTCCTGCGGCGTTGAAGTGGATCAGCTGGAGCGTATCCAAACGGATAAAGGCGAGCGCCTGGGTTATACCATTTCTCAGAAAGGCCAGACTCTGAGCGATCTTATCGAAGATATATTAACGGGCGCCCTGAAAAAACTTCCAATCCCTAAACCTATGCGCTGGGGCGACAGTTCAGCTCAATTTATACGCCCGGTTCATTGGACGGTTCTTCTTTACGGTTCTTCGGTTCTCGATGCGACCATCTTAGAAACTAAGACTGGTAATATCAGTCACGGTCATCGCTTTATGGCTGAAGGCCCAGTGTCTTTACATGATGCAGACGACTATGTGACCAAGCTAAAAGCCGAGAATGTCCTGGTTGATTATGAAGATCGTCAGCGCATCATTACGGAGCAGGTAAAGGCAGAAGCTGAAAAGCTGGGTGGTTTTGCTCAAATTGATCCCGACCTGTTAGACGAAGTCACTGGTCTAGTTGAGTGGCCAGTAGCACTGACCGGTCAGTTCGATACTGAATTCCTTAAAGTGCCCTCTGAGTGTCTTATTTCTTCCATGGCTGAGCATCAGAAATACTTCCACATTTTGGACAAGAGCGGCAACTTACTGCCAAACTTTATTACCATCAGTAACATTGAAAGCTCGAACCCAAGAAGTGTTATCGAGGGTAACGAGAAAGTTATTCGTCCTCGACTTGCTGACGCTATGTTCTTCTATGATAAAGATCAGCAGACCACTCTAGAGAGCCAGCAGGAGCGCCTGAAGAAAGTTGTATTCCAGAAACAATTGGGTACGGTTCAGGAAAAAGCTGAGCGCGTTGCAGAACTGGCTAAAACGATTGCTCCGACCGTTGGTGCTGATCCTGAGTTAGCTCATCGAGCAGGATTATTATCTAAGTGCGATTTAACCACTCAGATGGTCGGTGAGTTCGATAAGCTACAGGGAATTATGGGTACTTATTATGCTCGTCATGATGGCGAAGATGAAAGTGTGGCCATTGCCATGACAGAGCAGTACCTGCCAAAGTTCTCTGGCGATAAGCTGGCAGCCAACCCAGTCGGTCAATGTCTGGCCATCGCTGATCGCGTCGATACGCTGGTCGGTATCTTTGGTATTGGTCAGGCTCCAAAAGGCGCTAAAGATCCTTTCGCCCTACGTCGCGCCGCTATTGGTTTAGTTAGGACTTTGATTGAAAAGAAAATTCCTTTGGACTTGAAAGAGTTAATACATAAAAGTATTAAGATTTACGGTGATGTACTTCCGAGCAAGATTGAAGGGAAACTTAAAGAACAAATGGAAAATGTGTTGGGAAAAGAGTCCCCGAGAATATACTCTGATGTTTTTACACGAGAGGATGTCATAGAGTTTATTTTCAACTTTGGAATAGAGCGTCTACGTTCTTGGTATTTTGACCAAGGGATTAATAATAGTATGATTTCATCTGTATTAGCAATACGCCCAACCCAACCATTAGACTTCGATTTAAGACTTAAGGCCGTTCAGCACTTCCAAACGCTACCGGAAGCGGAAAGTCTTTCTGCCGCCAATAAGCGTGTAAAGAATATCCTGGCCAAGGCTGATGTTGAGGTGCCAGATTCGATAGATAGTTCATTACTGCAAGAAAGCGCCGAAAAATCACTGGCAAAAACTATCGCTTCCGTAGAGTCTGAACTGGCATCTATTGATAACTACCAGGAACGCCTGACTCGTATGGCAGCACTACGACATGATGTAGACGCATTCTTCGATCATGTCATGGTGAATGCCGACGATCCCGCGATTAAAGCTAACCGTCTGGCACTGCTTAAAAAGCTAGAGGATATGTTTGGATCAGTTGCAGACATTTCACAGCTACAAAACTAG
- the glyQ gene encoding glycine--tRNA ligase subunit alpha gives MTQGNDSTKTFQGLILTLQNYWADQGCVIQQPLDLEVGAGTFHPATFLRAIGPEPWSAAYVQPCRRPTDGRYGENPNRLQHYYQYQVVIKPSPLDIQEMYLSSLRAIGIDPLEHDIRFVEDNWESPTLGAWGLGWEVWLNGMEVTQFTYFQQAGGLECKPVMGEITYGLERIAMYLQGVDSIYDLVWTDGPLGKVYYRDVFHQNEVEQSKYNFEHANVDKLFELFDYFESESNSLIENNLPLPAYEMVLKASHTFNLLDARGAISVTERQRFILRVRTIARAVAETYFHAREQLGFPMLKEDK, from the coding sequence GTGACTCAAGGTAACGATAGTACAAAAACATTTCAGGGACTAATCTTAACCCTACAAAACTACTGGGCCGACCAAGGCTGTGTCATTCAGCAACCGCTCGATCTCGAGGTGGGTGCTGGTACCTTCCATCCGGCAACATTCCTACGCGCTATTGGCCCGGAGCCCTGGAGCGCGGCTTATGTTCAACCTTGCCGCCGCCCAACAGACGGTCGCTATGGTGAAAACCCTAACCGTTTACAGCATTATTATCAATATCAAGTAGTTATCAAGCCTTCACCGCTGGATATTCAGGAAATGTACCTGAGTTCTTTAAGAGCGATTGGAATAGATCCGCTTGAACACGATATTCGTTTCGTCGAAGACAACTGGGAATCACCAACGCTTGGTGCCTGGGGCCTTGGCTGGGAAGTCTGGTTAAATGGCATGGAAGTGACTCAGTTTACTTACTTCCAGCAAGCAGGCGGACTCGAATGTAAACCGGTTATGGGAGAAATCACTTACGGCCTTGAGCGTATCGCGATGTATCTTCAGGGCGTGGATAGCATCTATGATCTCGTATGGACGGACGGTCCTCTGGGCAAGGTTTATTACCGTGATGTTTTCCACCAGAACGAAGTGGAACAGTCCAAATATAACTTTGAACATGCCAACGTTGATAAATTGTTCGAGCTGTTCGACTATTTCGAGTCTGAATCGAACAGCCTGATTGAAAATAATCTGCCGCTTCCAGCTTACGAAATGGTGTTAAAAGCCTCGCACACCTTCAACCTGCTTGACGCTCGTGGCGCTATCTCGGTCACTGAACGCCAACGCTTTATTTTGCGCGTTAGAACCATTGCTCGTGCCGTAGCAGAAACTTATTTCCATGCTCGTGAACAGCTTGGATTCCCAATGTTGAAGGAGGACAAATAA
- a CDS encoding sugar nucleotide-binding protein, with the protein MNTLIIGAGKLGQRFYNFLKSEGENPITLSRSEKEWSDNHIQFNMLKAGVELPELPKLDQVYIIVAPDERNEVAYRQTYIHAVANIVQILHKQQDLFHCTFVSSTSVYSGNLEPVIDESTTPKPASFSGKVLLDAEKSLLNLHPNTSIVRASGLYSNQRSKLIDSLLDKDKYLDPKWLNLIHEKDLCHWLHYAGEREINMSIASDGHAFTRKQLQDFVKTGQYEEKNAEKCYRSALLKRMHLKYPSIFDWAKENIHNS; encoded by the coding sequence ATGAATACTCTTATCATAGGCGCAGGCAAACTTGGCCAGCGATTTTATAATTTCCTGAAAAGTGAGGGTGAGAATCCTATAACCTTGTCACGTTCAGAAAAAGAATGGTCTGACAATCATATTCAGTTCAATATGCTGAAAGCTGGCGTCGAGCTGCCTGAACTGCCAAAACTGGATCAGGTTTATATTATCGTCGCGCCCGATGAACGTAATGAGGTTGCTTACCGTCAGACTTATATCCATGCTGTAGCAAATATCGTCCAGATCCTGCACAAGCAGCAAGACCTGTTCCATTGTACCTTTGTATCGTCGACTTCGGTATATTCGGGTAACCTGGAGCCAGTTATCGACGAGTCGACAACGCCAAAGCCCGCCAGTTTTTCCGGCAAGGTATTACTGGATGCTGAAAAGAGTCTGCTTAATCTGCACCCTAATACCAGTATTGTTCGCGCTTCGGGACTTTACTCTAATCAACGTAGTAAATTGATAGACAGCCTACTGGATAAAGACAAGTACCTAGACCCCAAATGGCTAAACCTCATTCATGAGAAGGACCTGTGCCACTGGCTACATTATGCTGGTGAACGCGAGATTAACATGAGCATTGCTTCTGATGGCCATGCTTTTACGCGAAAACAGCTTCAGGACTTTGTGAAAACAGGTCAATATGAAGAGAAAAATGCAGAGAAATGTTACCGCTCAGCACTATTGAAACGTATGCACCTGAAATACCCCTCAATTTTTGATTGGGCCAAGGAAAATATTCACAATTCCTAA
- a CDS encoding tetratricopeptide repeat-containing diguanylate cyclase has protein sequence MSNLSVPERKQEAFFLKINNLLNRSELDNHSEALANILMANYQILNGEALRAREYLSIAEPLMKSVNDSRLKNQYTYVNIFVLRSEGDLVKALDDAEELYNEVKDKWGLNKLGDLVLEQAYISSLLSMYQETIPLLELALDYSLEANDPYLISETYNVFGILYSFLNDTQSSIMYFKKAVEVMERHPALVSNIYFYANLADSYGMNKEYDKALELIEKARVLAIQEGDVPLQAFAHQVKARVYTNTEDYRDAISELVKAKELQEQVGEQLFGYELHIDFAYAYLKLDEIDEAESHLDKAIISAEKVAALDDFYLKRLRSEISAARENYKSAYELLQESYETYRKTFNDNLTYVSNLSREQLDQERLSFENKLLEKENQINTKYVKKYKKYNIILFTLIILLLILIGIGIWLVIKYRIAARKNEEMALTDNLTELPNRRQMFRQLDSEHQKSEGGRSVYSLIIFDIDHFKTINDRFGHRMGDKVISRLAAITRNTLREDDTIGRISGEEFLVILPNTKVQEAVQIADRLNKQFADADFRDLDEGIHLTASFGVTEYMPDDESLDMVINRADRLLYKAKNEGRNRVVSTFNDEPDED, from the coding sequence ATGTCGAACCTATCGGTTCCAGAGCGTAAACAAGAAGCTTTTTTCCTAAAAATTAACAACCTGCTAAATCGATCCGAACTCGACAATCATTCCGAAGCGTTGGCAAATATTCTAATGGCCAACTATCAGATCCTGAATGGTGAAGCCCTGCGAGCCAGAGAGTATCTATCCATTGCTGAGCCTCTGATGAAAAGTGTCAACGACAGCCGTCTAAAGAACCAATATACCTACGTCAATATCTTTGTACTCCGTAGCGAAGGTGATCTGGTCAAAGCTCTTGACGATGCTGAAGAACTTTATAATGAAGTTAAAGATAAGTGGGGACTGAATAAACTCGGGGACCTGGTATTAGAACAAGCCTATATCAGCTCTCTATTATCAATGTACCAGGAAACGATTCCATTACTCGAGTTAGCTTTGGACTACTCGCTTGAAGCGAACGATCCTTATCTTATCTCCGAAACTTATAATGTTTTCGGCATCCTATACAGCTTTTTAAACGATACCCAGTCGTCGATCATGTACTTCAAGAAGGCGGTTGAAGTGATGGAGCGTCACCCGGCACTGGTTAGCAACATTTATTTCTATGCCAACCTTGCCGATTCTTATGGTATGAATAAAGAATACGACAAGGCCCTGGAATTGATCGAAAAGGCACGAGTACTTGCCATTCAAGAAGGTGATGTCCCCCTTCAGGCTTTTGCTCATCAGGTAAAAGCTCGCGTGTATACCAACACCGAAGATTATCGTGATGCCATTTCCGAACTAGTCAAAGCTAAGGAGCTTCAGGAACAGGTAGGCGAACAACTTTTCGGTTATGAGCTACATATTGATTTTGCCTATGCCTACCTCAAACTGGATGAAATAGATGAAGCCGAGAGTCATCTGGATAAAGCGATTATCAGCGCAGAAAAAGTTGCCGCGCTTGATGACTTTTATTTAAAGCGACTCCGCTCAGAAATCAGTGCTGCCCGTGAAAACTATAAAAGCGCCTACGAGCTGCTACAGGAATCATACGAGACCTATCGTAAGACGTTTAACGACAACCTGACCTATGTTTCCAATCTATCGCGGGAACAGCTCGATCAGGAACGCCTTTCTTTTGAAAATAAGCTATTAGAAAAAGAAAACCAGATTAATACTAAGTACGTTAAGAAGTATAAAAAGTACAACATCATTTTATTTACTCTGATTATTCTTTTGTTAATCCTGATAGGGATTGGTATCTGGTTAGTTATTAAATACCGCATAGCTGCACGAAAGAATGAAGAAATGGCTCTTACCGATAACCTGACCGAGTTACCCAACCGTCGACAAATGTTCCGTCAGCTCGACAGTGAGCACCAAAAAAGTGAAGGCGGCAGATCGGTTTACAGTCTCATCATTTTTGATATCGATCACTTCAAAACTATTAATGACCGCTTTGGTCATCGCATGGGTGATAAAGTTATCAGCAGGCTGGCAGCGATTACTCGCAATACGCTTCGCGAAGACGACACCATTGGCCGCATTAGTGGCGAAGAATTCTTAGTCATCCTGCCCAATACCAAGGTGCAAGAAGCTGTTCAGATTGCTGATCGCCTGAACAAGCAGTTTGCTGATGCAGACTTCCGTGATCTGGACGAAGGCATTCATTTAACCGCAAGTTTCGGTGTGACTGAGTATATGCCGGACGATGAAAGTTTAGATATGGTTATTAATCGGGCCGACCGATTATTGTATAAGGCCAAAAACGAAGGCCGAAACCGAGTGGTTTCGACCTTTAATGATGAACCCGATGAAGACTGA
- a CDS encoding tryptophan-rich sensory protein — MLKIRAVVNLLLVAAVIFISYYSSIVGINGQTQATVSAAYSSAFTPAGYAFTIWGAIFVMLIIVAIKDIRAVFTEETTMTLNFNAGLSVAMVLTIAWVFVWSYILIGWSLVVMAAIFASLVWSVLSQSERPVSASITLSLFLGWISVALVANEAAWLVSLDLVSDNKESAFLHDPSFSVMQSALALVIFALVLSFNPIRRSLEPAVFVYPLVGVWAYMSILVKNGTGNPNLLVYVSAFFALILLLIAAYHGSKWNSSYSASSKD, encoded by the coding sequence ATGTTGAAGATTAGAGCTGTTGTGAACCTATTATTAGTCGCTGCGGTGATCTTTATCAGTTATTACAGCAGCATTGTGGGTATTAATGGGCAGACACAGGCCACGGTCAGTGCAGCTTATTCATCGGCTTTTACACCGGCAGGCTATGCTTTTACGATATGGGGTGCCATTTTCGTTATGCTGATAATTGTGGCGATAAAAGATATCCGTGCGGTATTTACTGAAGAAACCACAATGACCTTAAATTTTAATGCTGGGTTAAGTGTGGCCATGGTGCTGACTATCGCCTGGGTATTTGTCTGGTCTTATATTCTGATCGGCTGGTCATTGGTGGTAATGGCAGCGATATTTGCATCGCTCGTATGGTCAGTTTTATCGCAGTCGGAGCGTCCGGTAAGCGCCAGTATAACTTTATCTTTATTTTTAGGCTGGATCAGCGTCGCCCTGGTGGCTAATGAAGCTGCCTGGCTGGTCAGTCTGGATCTGGTCAGTGATAACAAAGAGAGCGCTTTCCTTCATGATCCCAGTTTCAGTGTGATGCAGAGTGCTTTGGCCTTGGTCATTTTCGCACTGGTACTCAGCTTCAATCCCATCAGAAGAAGCCTGGAACCAGCGGTGTTCGTGTATCCACTGGTCGGTGTCTGGGCCTATATGTCGATTCTGGTCAAAAACGGTACGGGCAATCCGAACCTGCTGGTCTATGTTTCGGCTTTCTTCGCGCTCATATTATTGCTTATCGCCGCATATCATGGCTCTAAATGGAACAGCTCTTACTCTGCGTCCAGCAAAGATTAA